A part of Leptospira congkakensis genomic DNA contains:
- a CDS encoding cob(I)yrinic acid a,c-diamide adenosyltransferase, with amino-acid sequence MKIYTKFGDGGQTYLASGIKVSKTDRRVDLYGSCDELNSTIGLALSFAKDLNLEPEFVNFIKSIQSFLFEIGSELAGYVPRDSKEGTVVHASDVESLEIEIDRLMEVLPEIKFFILPGGSSMASALHIGRTICRRLERDLLVYIESGGEIHSDLRIYINRLSDYLFAAARFANFSIGQEETIWKSRTK; translated from the coding sequence ATCGGGAATTAAGGTTTCCAAAACAGATCGTAGGGTTGACCTCTACGGAAGTTGCGACGAATTGAATAGTACAATTGGTCTTGCTCTTTCTTTTGCCAAAGACCTAAACTTAGAACCTGAATTCGTAAATTTTATTAAAAGCATACAAAGTTTCCTTTTTGAAATTGGATCCGAACTTGCGGGTTATGTGCCAAGAGATTCAAAAGAGGGAACTGTGGTTCACGCCTCCGACGTAGAAAGTTTAGAAATAGAAATTGATCGTTTGATGGAGGTTCTACCGGAAATTAAATTTTTTATTTTGCCGGGAGGATCATCCATGGCTAGTGCCCTTCATATAGGTCGTACCATTTGTCGGCGTCTGGAAAGAGACCTACTCGTGTACATTGAATCCGGTGGAGAGATCCATTCTGACTTACGAATTTATATCAATCGTTTATCCGACTATTTATTTGCGGCGGCCCGTTTTGCGAATTTTTCTATCGGACAAGAGGAAACCATTTGGAAAAGCCGAACCAAATAG
- a CDS encoding peptide MFS transporter: MEKPNQIDPIESHIHPKGITPLFLTEMWERLSYYGMRALLVLYLVKSLGFSDADAGAVYAFYTSFVYLTPVLGGYLTDRFLSYQFSIYLGSFLMLCGHISLAFSDLSFFYLGLVLLALGNGFFKPNMSTIFGRLYDGKPGLRDSGFTIFYMGINLGGLIGPIICGSLGERVDWHLGFLSAGVGMAIGMVVFYFGSKRLPASVWQKERYQVTAVNSSLDDHQTRPKILLIILLSFFSIFFWMAFEQMGSSLNLFALRNTDRFLFGFEIPASVLQSINPLFILIFGPLVSILWSVLAKRNQNPNPVIKFVLSLVLLGIGFLVMVVAAKYAETGVAVSILFLVFVYFWNTLSELCLSPVGLSFVSFMAPTKYASVLMGIWFLSNAFGHYAAGILSGYQNQWGSMANFYGFFVICSFFGAFLLYGIYHLKKKSILVLLTGKEVQNPIGTN; the protein is encoded by the coding sequence TTGGAAAAGCCGAACCAAATAGACCCAATAGAATCTCACATCCATCCCAAGGGGATCACTCCACTTTTTCTCACAGAAATGTGGGAAAGACTCAGCTATTATGGAATGAGGGCACTTCTAGTTTTGTATTTGGTAAAGTCACTTGGATTTTCTGATGCCGATGCTGGGGCTGTGTATGCATTTTATACTAGTTTTGTTTACCTAACACCTGTTCTTGGTGGGTATTTAACAGATAGATTCCTTAGTTATCAATTTTCTATTTATTTAGGAAGTTTTTTAATGTTGTGTGGGCATATCTCTTTGGCGTTTTCTGATTTGTCTTTTTTTTATTTGGGTCTTGTTTTGTTAGCCTTAGGGAACGGTTTTTTTAAACCCAATATGTCCACCATCTTTGGTAGGTTATATGATGGAAAGCCGGGTCTACGAGACAGTGGATTTACCATTTTTTATATGGGAATCAATTTGGGTGGCCTTATCGGTCCTATCATCTGTGGAAGTTTAGGCGAACGAGTGGATTGGCATTTGGGTTTTTTATCTGCCGGTGTAGGAATGGCCATAGGAATGGTAGTTTTTTATTTCGGAAGCAAACGATTGCCTGCTTCCGTTTGGCAAAAAGAAAGATACCAGGTAACGGCTGTAAATTCGAGTTTGGATGACCACCAAACTAGGCCTAAAATTTTACTCATAATCCTTCTTTCTTTTTTTAGTATCTTCTTTTGGATGGCCTTCGAACAAATGGGATCCTCACTGAATCTATTTGCTTTAAGGAATACGGATCGGTTTCTTTTTGGATTCGAAATTCCTGCCTCCGTTTTACAATCCATCAATCCCTTGTTTATCTTAATTTTTGGTCCTCTCGTTTCTATTCTTTGGTCGGTACTTGCCAAAAGAAATCAGAACCCAAATCCAGTTATTAAATTTGTCTTAAGCCTAGTGTTACTTGGGATTGGATTTTTAGTGATGGTGGTGGCAGCAAAGTATGCAGAAACAGGAGTTGCTGTATCGATTCTCTTTTTAGTGTTTGTTTATTTTTGGAATACCTTAAGTGAACTTTGCCTTTCTCCTGTCGGACTTTCCTTTGTTAGTTTTATGGCTCCGACAAAATATGCCTCAGTTCTTATGGGAATTTGGTTTTTGTCGAATGCCTTCGGGCATTATGCTGCAGGGATTTTGTCCGGATACCAAAACCAGTGGGGGAGTATGGCGAACTTCTATGGATTCTTCGTGATCTGTTCCTTTTTTGGTGCTTTTCTTTTGTATGGAATCTATCACCTAAAAAAGAAATCCATCTTAGTTTTGTTAACAGGAAAAGAAGTTCAAAATCCAATCGGAACAAATTAA
- the ptsP gene encoding phosphoenolpyruvate--protein phosphotransferase, translated as MEEKTTFKGISAYPGTVYGKVFRWKQFKRKREDRTDLSPDEIKEEVDLLKKGLLKTEEDLSDLVQKSKSNIELSEILESQIVFLNDPLFRARVFERIAQNNESAGLALETAVSSLYDEFQSIPDEFFRERADHILDIGKRIESNLYPDKAADQTKIPDDVILIAKEITPSEMIQLGKCRLRGIATDFGGKTGHTAIIARNYGIPTIVGLKNITSHVEDDDYILLDATKGILNRSPGIDEIKLAGIRSEIHKVQPIREISDGPKEVKTKDGKKFSLRANIDSEDEVDLAFEQGADGIGLVRTEILFIRYVEFKPTEEEQFAVYKRILLKMVGRPVTFRVWDIGADKMENGYEEANPFLGNRGIRYLLRHPHFFKEQLRALLRASEFGTMRIMLPMITTLSEILQTKALVSESLEELKAAGLVITKKIPIGIMVETPACALNLPFLGNHVDFYSVGTNDLLQYLLAVERNNHLVGDLYNPWQVVFLLLLKNIADVANSQKKPISICGEIGSDPMFTAVLIGLGFRDLSSALPLMKEVGEKVQEISTWKAKLLAEQVIGLAGEEKYEEIEALVLETKG; from the coding sequence ATGGAAGAAAAAACCACATTCAAAGGCATTTCAGCCTATCCAGGTACGGTTTATGGCAAAGTTTTCCGGTGGAAACAATTCAAACGGAAACGGGAAGACCGTACAGACTTATCCCCAGACGAAATCAAAGAAGAAGTAGACCTACTGAAAAAAGGTCTACTCAAAACCGAAGAAGACTTAAGTGACCTAGTCCAAAAATCCAAATCAAACATAGAACTTTCTGAAATTCTAGAATCACAAATTGTATTTTTAAATGATCCCCTTTTCCGCGCTCGTGTCTTTGAGAGGATTGCACAAAACAATGAATCGGCGGGTCTTGCCCTAGAAACAGCTGTTAGTTCCTTATATGATGAATTCCAATCTATCCCCGACGAATTTTTTAGGGAACGTGCCGACCATATTTTAGATATAGGAAAAAGGATAGAATCCAACCTGTATCCAGACAAAGCAGCCGACCAAACCAAAATCCCTGATGATGTCATCCTCATTGCCAAAGAAATCACTCCTTCCGAAATGATCCAACTTGGCAAATGCCGGCTTCGAGGGATTGCCACAGACTTTGGTGGGAAAACGGGACACACTGCCATCATTGCCAGAAACTATGGAATCCCAACCATTGTGGGTTTGAAAAATATCACCTCACACGTAGAAGACGACGACTACATTCTGTTAGATGCAACAAAGGGAATTTTAAACCGTTCGCCAGGAATCGATGAAATCAAACTTGCTGGGATCAGAAGCGAAATCCATAAAGTCCAACCAATCCGCGAAATCAGCGACGGCCCGAAAGAAGTCAAAACCAAAGACGGAAAAAAATTTTCCCTTCGTGCCAATATTGATTCTGAAGACGAAGTGGATTTGGCATTTGAACAAGGAGCTGACGGGATTGGTCTTGTTCGAACCGAAATTTTATTCATACGATACGTAGAATTCAAACCCACGGAAGAAGAACAATTTGCTGTCTACAAACGAATTTTACTCAAGATGGTAGGTCGCCCAGTGACTTTCCGAGTTTGGGATATTGGTGCCGATAAAATGGAAAATGGATATGAAGAAGCCAATCCGTTTCTTGGGAATCGTGGGATTCGTTACCTCCTCAGGCACCCTCATTTTTTCAAAGAACAACTAAGAGCCCTACTCCGTGCGAGTGAATTTGGAACCATGCGGATCATGCTTCCTATGATCACAACTCTTTCTGAAATTTTACAGACCAAGGCACTGGTTTCCGAAAGTTTAGAGGAACTAAAAGCAGCAGGGCTTGTGATTACCAAAAAAATTCCTATTGGTATTATGGTAGAAACCCCGGCCTGTGCCTTAAACTTACCTTTTCTTGGAAATCATGTGGATTTTTATAGCGTGGGAACCAATGACCTTTTGCAATACCTACTCGCAGTAGAGCGTAACAACCATTTGGTGGGAGATTTGTATAATCCCTGGCAAGTAGTCTTTTTACTACTGTTAAAGAACATAGCCGATGTGGCCAATTCCCAAAAAAAACCAATTAGCATTTGCGGAGAAATTGGAAGTGATCCCATGTTCACGGCTGTCCTCATTGGACTCGGGTTTCGGGATTTGAGTTCCGCTTTGCCACTGATGAAAGAAGTCGGTGAAAAAGTTCAGGAAATATCCACTTGGAAAGCGAAACTTCTCGCCGAACAAGTAATTGGTCTTGCCGGCGAAGAAAAATATGAAGAAATTGAGGCACTCGTTTTAGAAACAAAAGGGTAA
- the lpxC gene encoding UDP-3-O-acyl-N-acetylglucosamine deacetylase, with product MVTAIHRKTIQNSITLRGIGVHSGKMVTLRLHPAEANTGLIFYLYKGTQKIRIPISLDHVVDTSNATTIGDGSSNRVQTIEHLLAAVHTLGITDCIFEIDSVEVPIMDGSSLPFWEGIRSAGIRVLEETIEPITISNPIWVVDGDKYLVMLPSDELKVTYSIDFNHPLLRGQSYTTTLDESILGTDILPARTFGFLKDVEALQARGLAMGGSLDNAVVLTDDGYLNETLRYDNECVRHKILDLIGDLAVMGRPFRGHLIASKAGHALDISLAKCIMSQVTGNELTQFKSKRVPLFSKKQAVR from the coding sequence ATGGTAACGGCGATACACAGAAAAACGATCCAAAACTCCATCACATTGCGTGGAATTGGGGTCCATTCCGGGAAAATGGTGACTTTACGGCTCCATCCAGCGGAAGCAAATACAGGACTGATTTTTTATCTCTACAAAGGAACCCAAAAAATCCGCATTCCCATCTCCCTCGACCATGTAGTCGACACAAGCAACGCCACCACCATTGGAGATGGAAGTTCCAACCGAGTGCAAACCATCGAGCACCTTCTCGCTGCAGTTCATACCTTAGGCATTACTGATTGTATTTTTGAAATTGATTCCGTAGAAGTTCCGATTATGGATGGATCCTCCCTGCCGTTTTGGGAAGGAATCCGCTCTGCAGGAATCCGGGTTCTAGAGGAAACCATCGAACCCATTACCATTTCCAACCCGATTTGGGTTGTGGACGGGGACAAATACCTCGTCATGTTACCTTCCGACGAACTCAAAGTCACTTACAGCATAGATTTCAACCACCCCCTCCTCAGAGGACAATCTTACACCACAACCCTTGACGAATCCATTTTAGGAACAGACATCCTTCCTGCCCGAACTTTTGGGTTCTTGAAAGATGTGGAAGCCCTCCAAGCGAGAGGACTTGCTATGGGTGGATCCCTCGACAATGCGGTAGTTCTCACAGATGACGGGTATTTGAACGAAACCTTACGTTATGACAATGAATGTGTCCGTCACAAAATTCTGGATCTCATCGGGGATTTGGCTGTGATGGGAAGACCTTTCCGCGGACACCTCATTGCATCCAAAGCGGGTCATGCCCTAGACATCTCCCTTGCTAAGTGCATTATGAGCCAGGTCACAGGAAACGAACTCACCCAGTTCAAAAGCAAACGAGTCCCACTTTTCTCTAAAAAACAAGCCGTTCGCTAG
- the mce gene encoding mammalian cell entry protein Mce, translating into MPTIGRALIVGLLFIFSLVAVGYFTIVTEGGPFQKSGYQLPVYFPDAEGIKIGNKVTIHGVPFGYVSKIRLVQIDEYGNLLPDGETGIGTKVELTLLLKGKVQLFSNYEINIKNESLLSGRVVSLDPGSKFPVDPKTKEYLMTEPALTKVEISPRSGKLMPIQGKVTQDPLVSLSELIAENRSDIRKTVQNIANITGKINEGQGTLGKLINESDVHKSVNTTLGDAQVVLKELREGLEDTREQAPVTSFIRSALSAF; encoded by the coding sequence ATGCCTACTATAGGTCGTGCTCTCATCGTCGGTCTTCTTTTTATCTTTTCACTAGTGGCTGTAGGTTATTTTACTATTGTCACAGAAGGTGGCCCTTTTCAAAAATCGGGATACCAACTCCCCGTCTATTTTCCAGATGCAGAAGGGATCAAAATCGGAAACAAGGTCACCATCCATGGTGTGCCCTTTGGATATGTTTCTAAAATTCGTCTGGTGCAAATCGATGAATACGGAAACCTTCTCCCCGATGGAGAAACGGGAATTGGAACCAAGGTAGAACTCACCTTATTACTCAAGGGAAAGGTACAACTTTTCTCCAATTACGAAATCAATATCAAAAACGAGAGTCTCCTTTCAGGACGCGTGGTATCTCTAGATCCAGGCTCCAAGTTTCCTGTGGATCCCAAAACCAAAGAATACCTGATGACAGAACCCGCCCTCACCAAGGTGGAGATCTCTCCTCGTTCGGGAAAACTCATGCCCATCCAAGGAAAAGTAACCCAAGACCCACTGGTTTCTCTTTCGGAACTGATTGCGGAAAACCGCTCTGATATCCGTAAAACTGTCCAAAATATCGCAAACATTACAGGAAAGATCAATGAAGGCCAAGGAACTCTTGGAAAACTGATCAACGAAAGCGATGTCCACAAGTCGGTCAACACAACGCTGGGCGATGCCCAAGTGGTTTTGAAAGAACTGAGGGAAGGTCTGGAAGATACTAGAGAACAAGCTCCCGTTACCAGTTTCATTCGTTCCGCACTCAGTGCATTTTAA
- a CDS encoding ABC transporter ATP-binding protein gives METFAIEMKNVHKTFGKRKILQGMNLTVKQGETMVILGPSGTGKSVSLKHITGLLDPDEGDCQIFGESIVTASEKKREELRSKLGVLFQSGALINWLTVYENVALPLREHKIASGAELDRIVMEKLKWLDLVPAKDTLPSNISGGMKKRVGLARALTSQPKIVLYDEPTSGLDPVMSNVINDLVIRLQKELGLTSVVVTHDMSSAYRIADRISFLYEGKVLFCGTSEEIQKSPNPVIQQFIHGNTVGPMILDHSELKKGKSN, from the coding sequence ATGGAAACCTTTGCCATTGAAATGAAAAACGTCCATAAAACTTTCGGCAAACGAAAGATCTTACAAGGGATGAATCTTACCGTCAAACAAGGAGAGACGATGGTCATCCTTGGTCCCTCTGGTACAGGAAAATCGGTCAGTCTCAAACATATCACAGGACTCCTCGATCCTGATGAAGGGGATTGCCAAATTTTTGGAGAATCCATTGTCACTGCCAGTGAAAAAAAAAGAGAAGAACTAAGATCCAAACTCGGAGTCCTTTTCCAATCGGGGGCGCTCATCAACTGGCTCACCGTCTATGAAAATGTGGCACTCCCCTTACGAGAACATAAAATTGCGAGCGGGGCCGAACTGGATCGGATTGTGATGGAAAAATTAAAGTGGCTGGATCTTGTTCCCGCCAAAGACACGTTACCCAGTAATATCTCAGGTGGGATGAAAAAACGTGTGGGTCTAGCTCGTGCCCTCACTTCCCAACCTAAAATCGTGTTATACGATGAACCCACATCGGGTCTTGATCCCGTTATGTCCAATGTCATCAATGATCTGGTGATTCGCTTACAAAAGGAACTGGGACTTACCTCCGTTGTTGTTACACATGATATGAGTTCTGCTTATCGGATTGCGGATCGGATTAGTTTTCTCTACGAAGGCAAAGTCCTGTTTTGCGGGACCTCAGAAGAAATTCAAAAATCACCGAACCCAGTCATCCAACAGTTCATTCATGGAAACACAGTAGGTCCAATGATTCTGGATCATTCTGAATTAAAAAAAGGAAAATCCAATTGA
- a CDS encoding MlaE family ABC transporter permease, with translation MKRIYSKTLEPLLYAIGYTVLLLFRSIGQSHHLYFKRREILEQMFIAGVGSLFVVSIVSIFTGMILGLNTGLGLRDFGAEGQIGLLLTITLTREMSPFMTSLILAASVGSAMAAEIGTMKVSEEIDALEVMSINPIRYLVMPRIVGFSLMVPVLCVYSAALGILGGGIVGHFQLGIDMISYFQDVYYRISSVPGLKDLYVGLLKGYVFGIAISTISCSQGLRTEGGAIGVGQTTRQAVVTSFLMVIFSGYVLTALFYK, from the coding sequence ATGAAACGCATTTATTCCAAAACCTTGGAACCTTTACTCTATGCCATTGGTTACACCGTATTACTTCTTTTCCGTTCCATAGGCCAGTCTCATCATCTCTATTTCAAACGCCGAGAAATTCTGGAACAAATGTTTATTGCTGGTGTTGGGTCTCTATTTGTTGTTTCTATCGTTTCTATTTTTACAGGAATGATCCTTGGACTGAACACCGGCCTTGGACTCAGGGACTTTGGAGCTGAGGGCCAAATTGGACTTTTACTCACCATCACCCTCACAAGGGAGATGTCCCCCTTTATGACATCTCTGATCTTGGCAGCTTCTGTGGGTTCTGCAATGGCCGCTGAAATTGGAACCATGAAAGTTTCCGAAGAAATTGACGCATTAGAAGTCATGTCGATCAATCCCATCCGGTATCTTGTGATGCCAAGGATTGTGGGATTTTCTCTTATGGTCCCTGTACTTTGTGTCTATTCTGCCGCATTAGGAATCTTAGGTGGAGGAATTGTTGGTCATTTCCAACTGGGAATTGATATGATTAGTTATTTCCAAGATGTCTATTATCGTATTTCTTCTGTTCCAGGTTTGAAAGATTTATATGTAGGGCTTTTAAAAGGATATGTATTTGGCATTGCCATCTCTACCATTTCTTGTAGCCAGGGACTCCGAACAGAAGGTGGTGCCATCGGCGTGGGTCAAACCACAAGGCAAGCCGTAGTCACTTCTTTTCTTATGGTCATATTTTCTGGTTATGTGCTGACTGCCTTATTTTATAAATGA
- a CDS encoding D-alanine--D-alanine ligase — protein MIQTKIALLFGGISGEHIISIRSSHFIFNTIDREKYQVCPVYIDQTGKFWIADGKDPIYPDPTGKTESDFLTEFSTTNQITKSTSGAGLLEHGFSAAFLGLHGGPGEDGRIQGFLDTLGIPHTGSGVLASALAMDKYRANLLFQTMGIPVAPFVDLEKGKSDARKIVLNLPFEFPVFIKPTLGGSSVNTGMAKTPEEAMLLVDKIFVSEDRVLIQKLISGTEVSIGVLEKKEGEKRIPFALVPTEIRPKSEFFDFEAKYTKGGSEEITPAPVGDAITKKLQEYTLVCHEVLGCKGYSRTDFIISDGVPYVLETNTLPGMTGTSLIPQQAKALGIEMKEVFTWLLRIALS, from the coding sequence ATGATCCAAACCAAAATCGCACTGCTTTTCGGGGGCATCTCCGGGGAACATATCATCTCCATTCGTTCTTCTCATTTCATTTTCAATACAATAGATCGGGAAAAATACCAAGTTTGTCCGGTTTATATTGACCAAACAGGAAAATTTTGGATTGCCGATGGAAAAGATCCTATTTATCCAGATCCGACTGGAAAAACGGAGTCCGATTTTTTAACTGAATTTTCTACTACAAACCAAATCACAAAATCCACATCTGGTGCGGGATTATTAGAACATGGATTTTCGGCCGCCTTTCTCGGATTACACGGTGGGCCTGGTGAAGATGGAAGGATCCAAGGATTTTTAGATACATTAGGAATTCCGCATACAGGATCCGGTGTTTTGGCCTCTGCTCTTGCTATGGACAAATACAGAGCCAATCTTTTGTTCCAAACCATGGGAATTCCCGTGGCACCCTTTGTGGATTTAGAAAAAGGAAAATCGGATGCCAGGAAAATTGTTTTAAACTTACCTTTTGAATTCCCAGTCTTCATCAAACCAACGCTTGGTGGTTCCAGTGTCAATACAGGAATGGCAAAAACTCCTGAAGAAGCAATGCTTCTTGTGGATAAAATTTTTGTTTCAGAAGATAGGGTCCTCATCCAAAAACTAATTTCGGGAACGGAAGTTTCCATTGGAGTTCTTGAAAAAAAAGAAGGGGAAAAACGAATTCCATTTGCTCTTGTTCCAACTGAGATTCGTCCCAAATCAGAGTTTTTTGATTTTGAAGCCAAGTATACAAAAGGTGGAAGCGAAGAAATCACTCCGGCACCTGTAGGTGATGCAATTACCAAAAAACTCCAAGAGTATACTTTGGTATGCCATGAAGTGCTTGGTTGTAAAGGTTACTCTCGAACCGATTTTATCATCAGCGATGGAGTGCCTTATGTTTTGGAAACGAATACACTTCCTGGAATGACAGGAACCAGTCTCATCCCCCAACAAGCAAAAGCCCTGGGGATTGAAATGAAGGAAGTTTTTACTTGGCTTTTGCGAATTGCTCTTTCTTAG
- a CDS encoding sodium:solute symporter family protein, with protein sequence MNFQAAFIIGYLLITIAIGVYAAKRVKNSKDFILAGRSLPLPISTAALFATWFGSETILGSSVEFAKGGFLAVIQDPFGGALCLFLLGLVFAKYLYRMQILTFGDFYRNRYGKKMEFIAGICLIFSYFGWVAAQFVALGIMVQILFGINQFTAIVIGACLVVFYTYLGGMWSVSMTDFFQSISIIIGLVFVIYELNGVKSIWSSIQEKPDGFFNFFPESNYHAWTLYLSAWMVVGFGSLPQQDIFQRVMSAKSEKVAIRASYLSSILYLLFALIPLFLGLHAKSLIPDFDLNSETGQLLIPTMISKFSSPWIQVLFFSALISAILSTASGAILAPSSILSENILKYAFKDMNDKKLLLLSRTSVLIIAGISFLLAVGKPSIYALVEDSGGISLVTLFIPMVFGLMSQKADERSALFSLFVGITTWLILEVYGDDMTSHFYGTIASLIAILLGMYFFPKKEQFAKAK encoded by the coding sequence ATGAATTTCCAAGCGGCTTTCATCATTGGTTACCTTCTCATCACGATTGCCATTGGAGTGTATGCGGCAAAAAGAGTAAAAAACTCAAAAGACTTTATCTTAGCAGGTAGAAGTTTGCCCCTCCCAATCTCCACGGCTGCTTTATTTGCCACTTGGTTCGGAAGTGAAACCATTCTCGGTTCCTCCGTGGAATTTGCCAAAGGAGGATTTTTAGCCGTCATCCAAGACCCGTTTGGTGGTGCGCTTTGTTTATTTTTACTCGGACTTGTTTTTGCAAAGTATCTCTACCGAATGCAAATACTTACCTTCGGGGACTTCTATAGAAACCGCTATGGGAAAAAAATGGAGTTTATTGCAGGGATCTGCCTTATCTTTTCCTATTTTGGTTGGGTCGCTGCCCAGTTTGTGGCACTCGGAATTATGGTGCAGATTCTATTTGGAATCAACCAATTCACGGCCATTGTGATTGGAGCCTGTCTTGTTGTTTTTTATACTTATCTCGGAGGAATGTGGTCCGTTTCCATGACCGATTTTTTCCAATCCATCTCCATCATCATTGGTCTTGTTTTTGTGATCTATGAGTTAAATGGTGTTAAATCCATATGGTCAAGCATCCAGGAAAAACCAGATGGATTTTTTAATTTTTTTCCAGAATCCAATTATCATGCTTGGACATTATATTTATCAGCTTGGATGGTTGTTGGTTTTGGATCTTTGCCCCAACAAGATATTTTCCAAAGAGTGATGTCTGCCAAATCAGAAAAAGTAGCGATTCGAGCCTCTTATCTTTCTTCTATTTTGTATTTACTATTTGCCCTCATCCCATTGTTTTTAGGTCTTCATGCCAAAAGTTTAATTCCTGATTTTGACTTAAATTCGGAAACAGGACAACTTCTCATTCCAACAATGATCTCTAAGTTTTCAAGTCCTTGGATCCAAGTTTTATTTTTTTCTGCTCTTATCTCTGCCATTCTATCCACGGCATCGGGGGCTATCCTTGCACCCTCTTCTATATTATCGGAGAATATTCTAAAATACGCATTTAAGGATATGAATGATAAAAAGTTACTACTACTTTCTAGAACTTCTGTTCTTATCATAGCAGGGATTTCCTTTTTACTAGCAGTCGGAAAACCTTCGATCTATGCTCTCGTGGAAGATTCTGGTGGAATTTCTCTTGTGACTTTATTTATCCCTATGGTGTTTGGACTCATGAGTCAAAAGGCAGATGAAAGATCCGCCCTTTTTTCTTTATTTGTAGGAATCACCACTTGGCTTATTCTAGAAGTTTACGGTGACGATATGACTAGCCATTTTTATGGAACCATAGCAAGCCTTATCGCTATACTTCTGGGAATGTACTTTTTTCCTAAGAAAGAGCAATTCGCAAAAGCCAAGTAA
- a CDS encoding exodeoxyribonuclease VII small subunit, whose translation MVEKKSTSFEEALRELEDIAEKLERGTLSLEDSIKAYERGMELKKICSERLVDAEAKIEFLSKAPSGEIVKTTVKKKKDETPSKPVEEDLF comes from the coding sequence ATGGTAGAGAAAAAATCAACAAGTTTCGAAGAAGCTCTTCGGGAATTAGAAGACATTGCAGAAAAATTAGAAAGAGGAACTCTTTCTTTAGAAGATTCCATCAAAGCCTATGAAAGAGGAATGGAACTCAAAAAAATTTGTTCCGAAAGACTTGTGGATGCAGAAGCAAAAATTGAATTTTTATCTAAAGCTCCAAGTGGTGAAATTGTAAAAACAACTGTCAAAAAAAAGAAGGATGAAACTCCTTCTAAACCAGTGGAAGAAGATTTATTTTAG